caaaaataaatcatatgACCTATCATATGGAGGTGAATACTGAtagtatttttcattaaaaaactatactggctactaaaaataaataagctaaaaTTACAGAAAGATACCTAAGTGATTGAAAATAACAGGTTAATGGCTGGAAAATCCAGTAAAAACCAGTATTATGAATCAACAACCTTTATCTACATCTTTCATTAAAAATAGCtactttaaaatcaaatttttattcatcTGACTAGAATTGCACCATTTGACATGATTTTTAATTACCTGAAAAACAACTCTTGTACCTGTTTTCCAGATCCTTAAAAAATGACTCAACAATATGGTAAAAGTGCATTAATGACACCAAGGTAGGGAAAGTGGCAAAGAGGACCAAACTTAAAACATTCTCATTATAACCACACAAGAAATAAATCCTCTGAATGGACCCGATCGCTTATAATTTGttagaaaattttttgtgaaattaaaaccaaaaaaaaaaaaattgaggtcGTCTAACCTAAATGGCACAGCTTGTCAAATACTACAGTTATAAAAATGAATTCCTTACCGTTTACCACAGGCTGGTGTTGGGGCGAAGTCTGTTTACTTTCAGTCTCCTTGGGGCTCGGTGTCTCATCGGGGCCCTGTTGAGATCCAAAACTAAAGGAAGGCACAAATTCAACTGCATTTACGTTCAACGTGGAAAATTTGGTTGCCACATCTGTAGCGTGACTGGGGCTGCTGTTACTTGAGTTACTATCGGCTTGAGATTCCCAACTGTCGGGTGCGTTGCTGTGGGACATTTTCGCCTGGATTTGATTTAAATCCCGTgagaaaatcgtgaaaaatcCAGAGGGAAACACGAAAATAACCACCCGCGTGCGTTTCCTCTGTCACTTACCGGAACACAATGGCCGAAACGTCACTTTCTACAGTGTTGTCAGGCCTTAGTTTTAGTAGGAAACtcacatacaaaaataaatcacgcatttaagtttttcttgataaaaaaatataaaaggtgCTTTAAACGAAGTCATTTTTTAGCTTCTGGCAGCCTTTCATCCTTCTTTTTTTCTCTCTAAATTAATCTATGTTTTCCTTTAATTCTTATATAACATATTGGCAAATATAGAAGCGCTGGCAACTGAGCAAATTGCATaagggcgggaaatttaaattaaatatgatgaATTACAggatgaaattattaaaaatgtttttttcttaatttaaaggATTTCAACGCACACATTACAGTCAATTATATCAAAGAATCCTCAGAATAAAACTTATCATATATATTTGAGCTACCAATCATTGTCCTACTTTAGTTTTGTAAAACATTTGAAATGAAATACTAGGGTGTTATTTGATAAATAGATTGAAATTGCaattaaaataatgacaacGTAAACATTGATGCGGCAGGTAATGTTTTAGGCCAAATGGGAAATATCTGACTGATTCCCTATTTTTACGCGAATATTGTCACCACCGTCGTGCCACTGTCAAACTCTTATcaatgtcaaatattttaagtgtCAGTGTCAAagtcaaatttcaattttcattcATGAAATTCCATCATTTTGATTTTAGGTTGTAACTTGTAAATCGGGAACTTGTAACTTGTAACCCGCACAAAATGGGGATTTTAgagaaaatatctgaaatagAACGAGAAATCTCTCGCACTCAAAAGAATAAAGGTACGGCCTTCTACTTCATGGAAATTTCAACGAATTTAAATACCCTTTACTTTTCCAGCCACTGAATATCATTTGGGGTTACTCAAAGCTAAACTAGCCAAATACAGATCTCAGCTGTTGGAACCCTCTAAAAAAGGAGGAGAAAAAGGAGAAGGATTTGATGTATTAAAGAGTGGAGATGCTAGAGTCGCACTCATAGGGTTCCCATCAGTAGGAAAGGTAAACTTTAGCCccaatatttactttaaacttgaaaatttgtgcCAATATTTTAGTCAACATTGCTCTCAACCCTCACAAAAACTGAAAGTGAGGCTGCTTCCTATGAATTTACCACTCTAACTTGCATCCCTGGTGTTATTGATTATAATGGGGCTAATATTCAATTGCTTGATTTGCCTGGTATCATTGAAGGTGCAGCACAAGGTAAGGGTAGAGGAAGACAAGTTATTGCTGTGGCCAGAACGGCAGATTTGGTTCTGATGATGTTGGATGCAACTAAGAAAGATGTTCATAGAGAATTGCTGGAAAAGGAATTGGAAAGTGTTGGGATTAGGCTTAATAAAAGAAAgccaaatatatatttcaaggtaggaataacattatttatgtagaaccaataattaattaattaacaccATATACTATTTatctctataaataaaaatctaaaaacacactttccatatttaaaaaaaaacaataattttcagGTCAAAAAAGGTGGTGGTCTATCATTTAACTCCACCTGCCCCTTAACCAAAATAGATGAGAAGCTAGTTCAATTGATTTTGCAtgaatataagatttttaatgCTGAAGTTTTATTCAGAGAAGATTGCACAGCTGATGAATTGATTGATGTCATTTGTGCTAATAGAGTATATCTGCCATGTTTGtatgtttacaataaaattgaTCAAATATCAATTGAAGAGGTGGATAGGATTGCCAGACAACCCAACAGTGTAGTTGTAAggtaaaacttttaataatctACTCCagcataagaaatttaaaataagtttattttcagttGTAACATGAAGTTAAATTTAGACTATCTTCTGCAAGTGTTATGGGAATATTTGAGTTTGATCAGAGTTTATACCAAAAAACCTGGTCAACCTCCAGATTTTTCTGATGGACTTATTTTAAGAAAAGGCGTTTCAGTTGAGCATGTTTGTCATGCCATTCATaggtaaaaattaagaaaaaatatagtaGTAAAGCccaaataataatacattatttgcTTACTTTCAGGACATTAGCAGCTCAGTTTAAATATGCATTAGTTTGGGGAACAAGTACTAAATATTCACCACAGAGGGTAGGTTTGTCCCATATAATGGCTGATGAAGATGTAATTCaggttgttaaaaaataaagctgGTTACTTGGTTTTCAATTTTatgactttactttttttatatattattaaagtatattactattaaaaagttgcattttttcTCGGGTGGAATAGGTCTTGAAAAAGCAGTAATTATATAGCTTTAactgattaattatttaaaatgtctaccATTCAACTCTATACAATAGTACTTCTGTTTAAATTGTCCCGAGACATTGTGAAGAATTTGATCAGGTGAGGTTTATATTCCACATAAACTTGTGAAATCatatcaaataaaaagaaagttaGTCACACAGAACTTAGTGGAGATGCCAGGGTACAGTCCTTTCAACATTTATGTTAATGAAATAATGGAACAATTTTAGGAAAATCCAATTTACTTGTGAGGATTGGAAAACAGTAAAGCAAAGAGGgcattaaagataattaaaatttgggTTATAGTTTGCTTTCACTGAATATTGCAATAAgacaaaatttgatatttttctacatttaCTCTCCCTGAAATGCCAAATTTTACAATACACAACTCTCATTGCAATCTAGATAACTTACTATAATAActtaacaaaaatcaattaaggTTGAGACTCCCAATGTATGGAGTGTAGATAGATAAATATTTGAAGGAACATATTAATTATGTAAGTACAAAGATGAGATTACAAAAATTTAGAAGTTTAACACCTGATGGTGTTAAAAGTAGGAGTGCTATTCATGGCAAAGTTGAAGTGAAAAAGCCAAAACTTACAGTCTGTCAAAATCTTTTATACATTGTAATGAGgcataaagcaaaaaattaaataaataaatagatctCATATCCAGgattaaaaaagtttgtttttagaTTAAGACAGAAAAATACGAATCCCAGCCGATCCCAACAccatttagaaaatgaaacgatgatatagaaaataggtagaaaaatcaaatttacataatatatttatttatttatttagcagtttatttccaacaggcaaagcccagttacaggaaaatctacaattaatgttttgaaagtgtaaagaagtattaaattactataaattaaatatcaaaaagaaagaaaaataaggaaaacttaaattactatagtaacatcatgtatatatcaaaattaaaggagatgtaaattaacactagaatgaacaaagaaagggattcatgggacaagagaaaaaaggaagagaaatatggtaactgttggtttgtcagagacaaaactagatcctttatggagcatacaaatatgtcacagg
The genomic region above belongs to Anthonomus grandis grandis chromosome 6, icAntGran1.3, whole genome shotgun sequence and contains:
- the LOC126737378 gene encoding developmentally-regulated GTP-binding protein 2, with the translated sequence MGILEKISEIEREISRTQKNKATEYHLGLLKAKLAKYRSQLLEPSKKGGEKGEGFDVLKSGDARVALIGFPSVGKSTLLSTLTKTESEAASYEFTTLTCIPGVIDYNGANIQLLDLPGIIEGAAQGKGRGRQVIAVARTADLVLMMLDATKKDVHRELLEKELESVGIRLNKRKPNIYFKVKKGGGLSFNSTCPLTKIDEKLVQLILHEYKIFNAEVLFREDCTADELIDVICANRVYLPCLYVYNKIDQISIEEVDRIARQPNSVVVSCNMKLNLDYLLQVLWEYLSLIRVYTKKPGQPPDFSDGLILRKGVSVEHVCHAIHRTLAAQFKYALVWGTSTKYSPQRVGLSHIMADEDVIQVVKK